The DNA segment ttgaaaatcaaacacgaattaatataacatttatttaatttacacatAGAGAGACAATCTATGATTAAAAGAGGATTGCGAATCTTgctttaagattttttcaatctaacaaaaaagaacaaaatctTGAAAAAATCGTGAAAAAATCTTAGAACATGAGTTGGCCGTTCAAACATCGTTTTGAGATTAAAAAACCTTAATTTAAGATCTAAaagatttcaaattcaaattttgctcttgttttttaaaatgttggaaTTCCTTTCTCTTAAAATTAGATTTGGGTGCTTGCTGTTAGCTTAGTAGTTGATATTCTGCAAATTATTGTGCGGTGTGGTCGTTAGTCTATATAAGAAAGGATTAAGTATTATAATtctaacaaataaaattacataaatgtgtataacaaaaaactattcttgttttattttatacaatctAAAATTTAAGAACGTTTGATCTTGTTAAAAAATTTTGCCTTCTTGGTTCAATATTGagatttttgcatttagtttAGAATTCCtgtagaatttaaattttaatttatgaataaaccTTCTTGGTTCTATTTTAGCATCATGTAAACTcgattcaaaatattatttttttctttttttgttccatttaaacattttttatttttgtccattgtaattgtaattatatttatattatttattttttactggGAACACCCTTTACCATTTGAGGTTGCTTACTTCTGTttccacttttatttttttgtatcattttCTTGATTATCAATTCCTTCTTTTTATTCATGGCAGATATAAAAAGTACAAGTTCATGTTGCGAAATATTGTCGAAGCGATTGCCCTCGAGGGAGCGTCGAAAAAAGCAGGCAAACTTTCCAATTGCTAAAAGTTTATGATGTGCTTCAAGGCATACGATTCGATtggttttcctttttcttctGGCACTGTCAATTATCgaagttgtttttctttcctttGCATCTTTGCCCTTTCGTATGATTTATTGAAAGATGTTTAGGATATTCCAAACTGCTGTTCTGAGGTGTTTATAGCTTTGCGGTTGCTACAAACTAATTAAGAGTTCACACACatcagttgtgtgtgtgtgtgtgtgtggcttatTAAAGCGTAATCAGCATCAAAAGGATGTCAGTTCCAGTCTCCTATAAGTAGGCTACACTTATGCAGAGTCTTATGGCTCATAAATTtcatgcaaatgaaatgcgcaCAAGCCACTTTATATGCTACCAAAACCAAGCAGTGTGCTTCACCTTCCTGCGATAAGCCCCGAAAAGGTTTGTTTCCCcatacacactcatacatatgtttgcccatctctcgctctcactttGAGTCTCTCTGCGTATGTGAGTACTTGCCAACTGCCACAAATTATCTTCATAATGATGCAGAGAGGGCGCcctaaaaagtatgctatgctaAAAAAATGCCAGCTCGTAATTAAGCCTACCTCTCTGCAGAAGTAGAaaaacatacaacaacaaatttacagTGACAAGCTTGTGGCAGTCTGGCCTCTTTGCACTCAGGAGTCAACTGCAGCCAACTGCACTGTCCTTCGCGCGGCGATCCTTTGCCTTTCCTTTTGCTGCTTGcggttgctgtttgctgttctTGTGGTtcttttaaaagtaaaacgTTGTTgagttcattaaaaatttgacTAAGtgcgtcgtcatcatcgtcatcgtcatcgtcattatCATGCCTATGGTTGGTTCTCCTCAACCACATTGTTTGGTTGCCCGCAGTTGCCCGCTTCCTGTTGAAGTGGATGCTTGCTCCTCCGCATGTCCTTATTGTGATGTGCGAGCTGTGACTGCGGCAGGCATACTTGAACTTTTTcgtctacatatgtatgtatgtatttgtatctgtttaCGGATGAGAGagtatgtgtgcgagtgtgtgtaaattGCTTTGCGCCGAGCCGCCAAAATTGGTTTTTCATGCTGAGCTTAGCTCcccgaaataaaaaaacgatttGGCGCGAAAATGCGTCGAACTTCCCCACAGTCTAATTTGGATTTATGAAACATTAACGGCAGCAAACGCAgaataaatcaattattcaTAGAATTAAAAAAGCTTAACGCTAATTCGTTTCAATCAAATCTGCTTCagcattaaaatttcattggataaatacgagtatgtatgtCCATGAGGTTCGCAGCATTGCCGCAgtcttttaagtatttaaaaccCGCataattatgtgtgtgttacaTAATAAGATGATatgatatttgtatttattttgcttatcaTCTTcggaatttcatttaaagggAAGCtaattatgtaatttaataaatttacatactCGTAAAATGAGGATAAGTGATATTTGGGCTTATTTTACATGGTATATGCggaatttgatttgataacTGAAAACTATTGATATATGTAATTCAATAAGTTCATTTTACAGAATTTAATGTCAAGAATAAAAACGCATAATTATGATgtattatatttgtgtttctttaGACTTCTGATTTAAGACATTTACTTTTGTTATGAATACTACATATATCCATAAAGatgattaattttgtaatttttttaaacttcaCTGTACATAAGTCACATTATCATAACTAGATAATACAAGATCTGCAGAAAAGTTTGAATAGTTAAGTGCAGAAATATAATATGTCagaagtaaatttaataatattctcCTATTCGAACATGTAGGACACATTTTTGCCTCTTgctgaatatatatataataaacttaataaaatggccaatgacaaataaataaaacttgaatataaatacactAACGAAAACAACTCAGACTTGAAAGATAAATAAGAATAGTAGTCATTAAAATGGAGAGTGTCAGAAAAATGccgaatataataataataataatataggcTCTTGAAGAACTCATTCTCTGAGAAAGAAAATGCTCTCAAATTTCCACTCTTGCGGCACAGAGCAGTATGATGGCTCTCTGTTGTGAATATGCGGCACAAAAGAGAACAGCCAAtaagaaaagcaaacacatGGAGTGCCAATGGATGGGAGACTCCCGAATGGATTCCCTCATCACAAAATCAATAGATAAACGCGATAAGAAAAATCCCCAAACAGCTGTTTCGCTATTCTAAGTAAACGTAAACAACTGAGCGAAAGGAATACCAAAGAGACAGCGCGAGCGTAGGAgaggaaaattaaaaataggaCAACCACAGAGAAAGTCTAAATAAACGCTCTCTCGCTGTGtcgttctctcgctctctcgctctctcgctcttagCCAAAGGTTGGGCCAGGCCGCATTCGAATTTTCCGATTTAGTCAGACGCAGCTCTTCGTCGTTGTCGGTAGCCGAAATTCAGCGGAAAAGCGGAAAGTGAACAGCGCACACAAGCACTATCGtacactcatacactcatGAAAagacccacacacacacacacgcgtacAGTGACAGTGTGCCATATGTGTAATCAAAACGACGGGCCGCGCTAAGAGCAaaagtttatatatagaaaattgtACGCACAGCTGAGGAAAACTAAATTCGGTGTGCagctgaaaataaatgaaagaaaattaacGAAAATTACGTCGAATGCGAAGACGATTGAATTTTGCGTGTGTGTTCCAACTTTCTTTCTGCTCCTCTCGTATGCAATAACttaaatattacgcatacgccgcgtcgccgccattgtgtgtgtgtggtgaaaaattattggcaaaaattttgcGCCTGGCGCCAGCGTcaacgccatcgccatcgccatcgccaaaCGCTAGCGTCAGcatcgctgctcgctgctcgctgctgaCGTCGCGACTCCACCCAAAATTgtataccaaatttggtagcAAAAACATTTGGCAAATGCTTCAATAGTCGCAAGTGCATTGCTAAAGCGTTTAGTGTGTGGTGTgctaaaatattgtatgtgtgtgtgtctgtgcacaagcagcaaacaacaaaagaccGGAAAATGCTAGAAAAATGTTTGGTACATGTGAAAAGTTGATGACACATTTCGCTGTCATTTTGACCGCATTTCTTGTCTCCCAGCcgcttctgttgttgctgatctGCGGTCCGCCAACGACACCTCATGGCGGCACCTCCCATTTATCCCCTATGCTGGTGCACGCCTCCGCCGCGGACGAAGCGTAAGTTTCCCCAAATATCGCTTATATTCatttatgatttaaaaaacttaaactttgttgttgtattcgaGGCATTTTGGCGCTTTGaaaacaactaaattaaaGGGCGTGTTCTCATCACAATctacatcatcatcatcatcatcgtcatcataaTCATGTTTTTCTACTACTTCGTCCTTGTTgggttgtcgttgtcgcttgTTAATTTTTCGTACACTTTATGCtaattttttttggcagcaGCCACCTCCACACGTTTCTTATCGCTTGCCCTACGTTTCGTGACTTGGGCATGTGCGCCGTAGGAATTTGTAGGGTATCGAATTAATCATTACCGAATACcttcatttcattattaaatttaatttgtatatttgaaaagaaaaattaccCACAGTATTCAGTTACCAGAAAAGAGTTAGCTAACTACTTCGTTAAATATACCTTttgaaaaacaatgaaatgaatgcgataattaaataataattaaagaaaatataaacaaatgttttaCCAATAAAGTATTCAGTTTTAGAGTGCGTGTTCCTTGTAATAACCTTAATAGTAATGCAAAATCTGttttaatacataatataatgtttaaaataatttggaatttttaatttctttgattataataatctttacaatatttcaaatattcacaCTGAAAACAAAGTCTTGGtcttagaaataataattttttttcttaaatgtgcgtcaagaacatgaaaatctTAATGTTAGAAAACACATCTTGATCTCAAgaacatttgatatatcgTATAgttttaaaaccaaaaattgaatgactttatacttttttttgctattatttattattatacaattttattattatttaatgagcGCATTAAGCTTTACGTTAATCATTCTTCATATAGTCCCTCTCTCCTTTGAGAACACAGAAAGTAAGAATTTATTTGGATGGATTACAGAATTTCGTAATTCTAGAATTTTTGGTCTTTggaatttggcatttttgagactgttgtttttagttttaagaatttctGCTTAAATTGGTCTTATTTTAAGAACCCAATTTTTAAGACGGACTATCTtgattttaacattttttttaatatacaataatttgcaaaataaagcACATTTCCAGCCTTAAGTTTAGTCTTAAGTTCAACTCTTGTATCAACCgcaaaaatcataaatcattttCTGCTTTTGGTGAATCGCTTTCAATACTTTGAAGTAACTTCGAACACTTAGTATAGGGTGTAAACCATTCGTATAGTGCCAATTGTAACGGTCCGTCTGTGTTTTTCTGCCTTTGCTTTTTGCGTGTTTACGCATTTTGTCTTTTGtcttgaatttttatttgtcgCGTAtatacaagtgtgtgtgcattatatatatgtatatatatatatgtatgtgtgtgtgtatgagagaGTGAATGCCTGTGTGAGCGTCAGCGTATTTTCCCACAATTCAGCTACTCTCGCTGACGATTTTACAGTTGTTGTCGGCttcttagttgttgttgttgttgttgttgttgtttttgttgttgttgtttttgttgctaatGTTGTTGTGCCTTGTGTACAGCTGACTGCTTTTGGGCCCAGTTTTCATAAGTCACATAAAGGAATTATTTGTCAGACATGTTGACTTGGGGCCACAGCAGGTACAGCCGCCTATTTGCGCgtaatgcatattttattggGCATTTTGTGGGGCTGCTGAAAGTCGTGCGATTAATTTGACGCCTGAAAATATAGGGCGCTTTGGGGGGCGTGTCAATTTAATCAAGCCAAACCTTAGCAACTAGTCGCAAGCAAAGTATGCAAATACAATTaggaaatgtaattaaatcatatatgtatgtagaaaaTCTAATTAATAGCTGGCGTGTAGTTGAATTTGACTTTGACATGCACCGTTCACAAACCATAAGCAAAAAGGAATATTGTTGTCTACAGAAACCATTTGACCAATCCTTTATACCAAGGCCCATCGTCGAAGATTATAAAAACAACCATCTTATTACTTAGCTATAACATAATAGTATATCCATTTAGTCagattaattatgaaatttgtttgggGCGTGCCACAGAGCTCACAACTGTTCCATGATATCACCATTTATAATACATTGTGGAACAGTGCTAAGAAAAAGAAAGGCGACCTACATACTATACGAAAGCTTCACGAACAGGCAGACAGCGCTAATGGATAGCTTTACGTGTTCAGAGCATTTAGTTTGGGATTTCAAAATAAGCTCCAATTATTAGACTAAACACAATGCTTCGAAGAGTCACCCTCCCTCAATGGAAGCAAAACTCCCGGGGCTGCGTTTTTAGTGTTCACTTTAAAGAGCTTTCACTGCATAAACAATAGCTAACCACAGATTGTtctatttgaaaaatatacaaataaaaaatatatagtttaatCAGTTTAAGTCTTTGCCTATAATTTATGACCTGACAGCACATTTGATATTTgagaatttcaataaaatttgtttaaaaatacgcAAAGACGTATTGACCGATTATTTTTAAACGTTTATCTTGAAGCATATATTTGTAtcataaaactatttaaaatttaattggacTAAAATAAATGTCCTCAGAGAGCCATAAAATTTAACTCTGcgtgaaatttttttttatttctggaATAGTTTTCAATGTGTGCAACATACAAGATAAAAGTAGTTTGAATGGTTGGATATTAAAATCGACTCATTCATATAAGCATATCAcatagtaaatttaaaatagtatatGCTAAATATACTAACAAGTAATAAAGAATAATTCCAGAAAGAATTTTGTATGAAGAAGAATTATATACaacttcaattttatttagtgATTAGctctttttgttaaatattcgattttttcaaaatatggcatttatatttgattagtcattaaagttaaattaaagataaattCTTATAGAGCATCCGATTTCTATTGTTCAGTATTGTTCcgagcaataattttatattttttaaatactggAAGTGAAAGATTAATACtactattataaataaatgctaaaatttacagactcaaataaatatattgaaattgctaaaaattgcTTCTTGTAGTTGTATTAATATActagaaattataaaacttttatttattctatttttaactttataaataataaaattaggaATGAAAATTAACCAACATCAAAgaatattcataatttctttcttttatagaaatatagtatataaatatacccaGCTGGCTAATCTTTGATAGGTAGATAGTGCAAtagtaaaaagtaaataaaaccGGAATGTACAAAGCAAAAGCTTGGCAGCCTGTTCATGCTAGCAATGCTCTGTTGGCCACGTCTACGCCCTCGCACAGCTAGCCAGACGGATTTGAGCAGATAACAACAACGGAGCCCATTGAGAACAATATGAGGCAGGCAGACAAGAGCTGCCCATTGGTCCGTGCCACAAAGGAatgttgcaaatttaattgaacaactccaaaatgaaataaaaagctcgttacaactacaacaacatgaTATTTCACTTGACTAAAGGCAGCGTCGTCAGCGACAACAGGCAGCACTTGAACACACGCTAAATAAGTGTGTCAAAGGCAAAGCGACAACGGACCAAagcattgaattgaaaatggcCACAGCAGCGCAGCCGGCAGCGGCACCAGCAacaaagaaagagagcaaacGAAAAGAGAACGAAAAtgaacacaaaataaaatagagcATCAGCTAGAGAGATAGCAGTGCGCAGGTTTGCTCTGCAGCCAAAATGCAGAGTGCAAAAGCTAGACAGCAGACACTTTGAATGTCCTACAAATGCAcgatattatttaattttctgtttctatttaaatgaaaaacattatTGTGTAGGTAGTTGTAAGGATTAATCTAATGGGgcaaatattacaaaagtacggaaatttattaacaatttaaacttGATATTACAAACAATAATCAAACACGTCAAAGAACTAATATAAGCGCAGTTGTAGGGCATTCTGCAATTTAAGAGTAGATTATATGAAGAGCATTTGaacttgcattttgttttcagGCATGCGCGCGCATTAACTGGGCACTTGTTGATttcgcactcacacatacatatgtacatgctcTCACTCACACCCAAGTTATGGGACATCACagctgtttctgctgctgctgtcagcgTCGCTGCTGCGAAGGCCTTTGGCTTAGATGCTTTCTTtgacactcacacaaacacacaatcaCATTTCGTTTGTTTCCCCTACCATCGTCTTGTCAGGCGTCGCACTTGTTACCAACACTCTCGTGACAGACATGTGCGCTAATTTAATTAGCGGCCTTGTTGTAGTTGAACGTCGACAGGTGGTTGACATTTCACTTGTGGTTGCCAGATTGTTTTTGCATCCGCCTTTTTTAGATTCGTTCTCTTACAAAGCGCCTGGCAAATTACTGctgtaataaaaaaacaaacatcaTATGGTTACaaacaatacatttttagGATCTTTCGAgattttgtcaattttttcATATGGAGGCAATTAGCAGGGGCATCTACACCCCAAATTTCATAAGACAATTTAGTACAATAACTGAGTTAGTGATGTATCAACATTATCTATTATtgtcaaaaaataatattgatgaTTAACTATTTAAAAGATTAGTATTATTCGTTTTCTATTAAATTCgtattaaaaaagatttttttaaatacatacatacatacatataattatttcttgGATCCATAATTACATTAGCTTTTTGTTTCCTCTTACATTTGCAGTGTTGGAAAATGGGCGACACAATTTGGAGATGAACTGTATTTACTGGCCCAAAAGATAACCAAGTCCCAGCAAGTAAAGGAGAAATATAAGGAATTCAATGCCCGCGTCGAACTCAAGAATGGCACCGAACTGATCCAATCTATAACCGCAAATGTGGGCAAAATGTTGGCACGCAAAATGGAAGCAGTGCGTTGCATTCAGGAGAAGGCCGAGATGGTCAATGAGAACTTTGAATACAATCAGACATATGCGGAATCGAATTTCACCTACTATTCCAGCAAATATTCCACTTTCAATGGCAACAGTTCCGAACAACTGGAACCAAATGAGGCGGAGTATTCGTATATGTATCGCGATATGCAACTGAATCCGGATACACATTTCTACAATATATCCGTGGACACAGAGCATTCTTCGGTGCATGTACCGTCGAATGTCTGGGATCGTAAAAACACTGTTCTTAGGACCATTCAATGGTCAGAGCAGCTGGACGAGATATTCCGTCAGAATTATCAATCGGATCCTGCTCTATCCTGGCAATACTTTGGCTCCGATACGGGAATTCTACGGCATTATCCGGCCGCACAATGGACGGACTCTCGGACCAATAAACTGGATGCGGATACGTACGATTGCCGCAAGAGATCGTGGTACATTGAGACTGCCACGTGCTCGAAGGATATAGTCATATTGCTGGATGTTTCGGGATCGATGACGGGTCATCGCCTTCATGTGGCCAAGTTCACCATACGCAGCATATTGGACTCTTTCTCGAACAACGATTTCTTTACGATCTTCAGCTATTCGAAAAAATGTTACGGGCATTGTGCCCTGTTTCAAAGATGCCCTCGTCCAGGCCACGCCCCGAGAATATTGAGACCTTCAACTCAGCCATTGCTAAACTTAAAGCTCCCAACGATTTTGCGAATCTTACACAAGCTTATGATAAAGCCTTTCAAATTCTACGCAACTATTATATAAATCGTAGATGCAATGAGACCACCAACTGCAATCAGGCCATAATGCTGGTTACTGACGGCGTTGCTGGTAATACGACGGAGGTATTCGAGCAATACAATTGGGGAAATGGTGAGAATGGAACTTCCAGAATGAATGTGCGCATCTTTACGTATCTGCTGGGCAAGGAGGTGACCAAGGTGCGAGAGATTCAGCTAATGGCATGCATGAATCGTGGCTACTATTCACATGTTCAAACTCTCGACGAAGTCCACGAGGAAGTGCTGAAGTATGTCGACGTGATTGCAACGCCGTTGGTGCTCCAGGACGTTCAACATCCGCCCACTTGGACGCACGCCTTCACCGACAAAACATACGATCCGTTGAACTCAACAGAACGAAGGCCGCGTCTTATGATTGCCGTCGGAGTGCCAGCCTTTGATCGTTCGTATTGCCATGAGAACAGTACCAATCGCCGAGCTCGTCTACTGGGCGTGGCCGGAACAGATGTGCCCGTCGAGGACATTGACAAGCTGACGCTGCCCTACAAAGTGCGTGTCCTTTATCCTGTTAGAATGTTTGCTTTTCTAATTCTAATCATATCCAACAGCTTGGCGTCAATGGCTACTCATTTGTGGTGTCCAACAATGGCTATGTGCTGCTCCATCCAGATCTGCGTCCCATAGGCGTAAGCATTGAGCGAATCAGTCCTCAAATTTTGTAATcatcatttaatatataatatcataTTGTTGCAGTCGAATGGAAAAATGAATCCCAACTATAATAGCATCGATTTTACCGAGGTCGAACATCTCTTTGAAGATCAAAGCCCGCGTGAACCAGGTGAATCTATTCTAAATATACGCCGTGCTATGGTGAATCACGAGGCCACGGAGTTTAAGGACATCTCCGTCAAATTCCACTACGATAAAATGCGACGCGTCTCTGAGGAGAAGCAGGACTACTTCTTTGCCCCCCTACCAAATACTCCTTTCACATTGGGGATTGTTATGCCAAGCGATTATGGCAAGACTTGGATCAAAGTGGGCGATGAGGTGGACAAGAACAAGCACATGAAGGTGAACATCTCAGAGTTCTTCATTGGTGAAAACTGGAAAGTGCATCCTGATTGGTAAGATGAAGTTTGAAAAACTTAGTTAAAAACCTACTGAACATGCTTTTTTTAGGGTCTATTGCAAGTACCACTATCTGGAGGGTCATGAGTTTAAGACGCCTGAGGCAGAGTTACGAGAATTTCTAGAGAAGATGATGAGGCTCGACTGGAAATTTCCAGAACAATATGCGGAAGAAGAGTCCGATTTTGATGACAAAGACGATCGTAAGTCGAAGCCGAAAGAAATTTAACAGTATTCATTAGTTTTAATTACATATCCCTCTTACAGAACTATTAGAATTATTACTTTCCTccaaaaatagaaacaaatattttatcaacTAAACCTGTGATTTTACaccatttacatttttctttccaccaatttttagtatgtttgaTTTTTCTTTGTGATCAAGAATTCTGATTTTTTCGCCTTAGAATTATCAAAATACGATAAAATTCGAATAGCAaatgtaattttgaagctatagaaaattttgatattcaataactataataaatataatatttatgattcctaaaaatatCGATCATATATAAATGTTGGAAATTATTGAAGATTTGATGATTgtatgatttattttgaatatggtaAAAGATCAATTCCCTATgactaaattttaaatttgttctaATGAATGTTTATTATTGCTCCTTAGTGAACTGTGGACGAAAGACACTCGGAGATGATGCCTACTACTGCAACAAGGAGCTGGTGCACTTGCTCATCTTTGACGCCAAGGTGACCAACTTTAGCTACGGCGAATGGAAGTTCGAGAATGAAGAGGAACGTCGACTGATCGAAAAATTTGGGGCTACTTTACGTTTTGTGGCCACAATGAGTGGCTTGACACGCTGGCAATTCATCTTCGGTGAAGTGGAGGTGGATACGGATCAGGAGTTTGGCGATTATCATACGACGGCAATTGATGAGACATGGTATAAGAGCGCCATATTGCAACACCATCAGGACAACACCGAGAGTTTTGTCTATTCGGTGAAGCATTACAACGATCCGCTCGAGGACAGTGATCTGAAGGTGACAGCCTCGCATGCAATCTTCCCCAGAGATGGCGGCAAGGAGGCGCCCGCCTGTGTCGTTGGATTCCAGTTCTCTCAAATTCGGATGTATGAACGATTCTTCAACATTACAGCCGTTGACAATGTACGTAGTTTCGTTTATTAATTGTGTAAAACTTTAAAGTTTACAACCCATTTCCGATTTCCGATGTGCACAGTGCAATAATTGCCTTCCTATCTGcactgatgatgatgtcgatTGTGtggttatcgataacaatgcCTACATCGTGGTCGGCCAGAATTTGAATAAT comes from the Drosophila sulfurigaster albostrigata strain 15112-1811.04 chromosome 2L, ASM2355843v2, whole genome shotgun sequence genome and includes:
- the LOC133850785 gene encoding LOW QUALITY PROTEIN: voltage-dependent calcium channel subunit alpha-2/delta-3 (The sequence of the model RefSeq protein was modified relative to this genomic sequence to represent the inferred CDS: deleted 2 bases in 2 codons) codes for the protein MFGTCEKLMTHFAVILTAFLVSQPLLLLLICGPPTTPHGGTSHLSPMLVHASAADEAVGKWATQFGDELYLLAQKITKSQQVKEKYKEFNARVELKNGTELIQSITANVGKMLARKMEAVRCIQEKAEMVNENFEYNQTYAESNFTYYSSKYSTFNGNSSEQLEPNEAEYSYMYRDMQLNPDTHFYNISVDTEHSSVHVPSNVWDRKNTVLRTIQWSEQLDEIFRQNYQSDPALSWQYFGSDTGILRHYPAAQWTDSRTNKLDADTYDCRKRSWYIETATCSKDIVILLDVSGSMTGHRLHVAKFTIRSILDSFSNNDFFTIFSYSKKVTGIVPCFKDALVQATPENIETFNSAIAKLKAPNDFANLTQAYDKAFQILRNYYINRRCNETTNCNQAIMLVTDGVAGNTTEVFEQYNWGNGENGTSRMNVRIFTYLLGKEVTKVREIQLMACMNRGYYSHVQTLDEVHEEVLKYVDVIATPLVLQDVQHPPTWTHAFTDKTYDPLNSTERRPRLMIAVGVPAFDRSYCHENSTNRRARLLGVAGTDVPVEDIDKLTLPYKLGVNGYSFVVSNNGYVLLHPDLRPIGSNGKMNPNYNSIDFTEVEHLFEDQSPREPGESILNIRRAMVNHEATEFKDISVKFHYDKMRRVSEEKQDYFFAPLPNTPFTLGIVMPSDYGKTWIKVGDEVDKNKHMKVNISEFFIGENWKVHPDWVYCKYHYLEGHEFKTPEAELREFLEKMMRLDWKFPEQYAEEESDFDDKDDLNCGRKTLGDDAYYCNKELVHLLIFDAKVTNFSYGEWKFENEEERRLIEKFGATLRFVATMSGLTRWQFIFGEVEVDTDQEFGDYHTTAIDETWYKSAILQHHQDNTESFVYSVKHYNDPLEDSDLKVTASHAIFPRDGGKEAPACVVGFQFSQIRMYERFFNITAVDNCNNCLPICTDDDVDCVVIDNNAYIVVGQNLNNTGKFFGEFHGDVMAAMVEKGIFQSIEVYDFQALCKEEPTSPSDGHSLLHPLKLLSLTWKWLIAQLFWHYQRVQWWADGAPFMEYIDNIEDEYVAVGDSNSQSAAKPKEDGDEGDAIFQAPEPEPKYTPCDMQSTLYSLQPESLVGINDYVTVPSTRPFLVKKIPYSNLLLVVVNVLMPSRNVRLTTEPTRITSYESAYPCYKLNMSFYERRRIEECFTVHENEQNFTYCGNASRLRLTAQLLPLTIILMFYLTRCFMRI